A genome region from Streptomyces antimycoticus includes the following:
- a CDS encoding alpha-ketoacid dehydrogenase subunit beta, translated as MAAEKMSLSKAINASLRTALESDPKVLIMGEDVGKLGGVFRVTDGLQKDFGEDRVIDTPLAESGIVGTAIGLALRGYRPVVEIQFDGFVFPAYDQIVTQLAKMHARSLGKVKLPVVVRIPYGGGIGAVEHHSESPEALFAHVAGLKVISPANASDAYWMLQQAIGSDDPVIYFEPKRRYHDKSEVDTAAIPGPLHAARVVRPGADLTLAAYGPMVKVALDAAAAAAEEGKSIEVVDLRSMSPIDFDTIQRSVERTGRLVVVHEAPVFLGTGSEIAARITERCFYHLEAPVLRVGGFHSPYPPSRLEDEYLPGLDRVLDAVDRALAY; from the coding sequence ATGGCCGCCGAGAAGATGTCGCTCTCCAAGGCGATCAACGCGTCACTGCGCACGGCCCTCGAGTCCGACCCCAAGGTCCTGATCATGGGCGAGGACGTCGGCAAGCTGGGAGGCGTCTTCCGTGTCACCGACGGGCTGCAGAAGGACTTCGGCGAGGACCGGGTCATCGACACCCCGCTCGCCGAGTCCGGCATCGTGGGCACCGCGATCGGGCTCGCGCTGCGCGGCTACCGCCCGGTGGTGGAGATCCAGTTCGACGGTTTCGTCTTCCCCGCCTACGACCAGATCGTCACCCAGCTCGCCAAGATGCACGCACGCTCGCTCGGCAAGGTCAAGCTGCCGGTCGTCGTCCGGATTCCGTACGGCGGCGGCATCGGCGCGGTGGAGCACCACAGCGAGTCGCCCGAGGCGCTGTTCGCGCATGTGGCCGGGCTGAAGGTGATCTCGCCCGCCAACGCCTCCGACGCCTACTGGATGCTGCAGCAGGCCATCGGCAGCGACGACCCGGTGATCTACTTCGAGCCCAAGCGCCGCTACCACGACAAGTCCGAGGTCGACACCGCCGCGATCCCCGGTCCGCTGCACGCCGCCCGGGTGGTGCGGCCGGGGGCGGACCTGACCCTCGCGGCCTACGGCCCGATGGTGAAGGTCGCCCTGGACGCCGCCGCGGCCGCCGCCGAGGAGGGCAAGTCGATCGAGGTCGTGGACCTGCGGTCGATGTCGCCGATCGACTTCGACACCATCCAGCGTTCCGTGGAGCGGACGGGGCGGCTGGTCGTCGTCCACGAGGCTCCGGTATTCCTGGGCACTGGGTCGGAGATCGCCGCGCGCATCACCGAGAGGTGCTTCTATCACCTCGAGGCTCCGGTGCTGCGGGTCGGTGGCTTCCACTCGCCGTACCCGCCGTCACGGCTCGAGGACGAGTACCTTCCGGGGCTGGACCGGGTGCTCGACGCCGTAGACCGCGCGTTGGCGTACTGA
- a CDS encoding MFS transporter, whose amino-acid sequence MTSAQLPGDPPGGRRAVAVWGLGVAVYFVAITYRTSLGVAGIDAAERFHINASALSTFSILQVLVYAGMQIPVGLMVDRLGTRKVLMLGVVLFTLGQFGFAFSHSYAMALGSRALLGCGDAMTFISVLRLGSRWFPARRGPLIAQIAALFGMAGNLVSTLVIARSLHGVGWTTTFAGSALGGLAVFVLVLFFLKDHPKGFEPAPATHLGADYVRRQIADAWREPGTRLGMWVHFTTQFPAMVFLLLWGMPFLVEAEGLSQATAGQLLTLVVLSNMAVGLVYGQVIARHHAARAPLALGTVGATALLWGTVLVWPSAHAPMWLLVVLCVVLGACGPASMIGFDFARPANPPERIGTASGIVNMGGFTASMTTLLAVGVLLDLTGQNYRIAFASVFVLQALGISQILRLRGRAHRRERERVVASRVEAVHVPA is encoded by the coding sequence ATGACCTCGGCCCAGTTGCCCGGGGATCCGCCCGGCGGCCGTCGTGCCGTCGCCGTGTGGGGTCTGGGCGTCGCCGTCTACTTCGTCGCCATCACCTATCGCACCAGCCTCGGCGTCGCCGGTATCGACGCCGCCGAGCGCTTCCACATCAACGCCTCGGCGCTGTCGACCTTCTCCATCCTGCAGGTGCTGGTCTACGCCGGGATGCAGATACCGGTCGGGCTCATGGTCGACCGTCTCGGCACCCGTAAGGTGCTCATGCTCGGGGTGGTGCTCTTCACCCTGGGGCAGTTCGGCTTCGCGTTCTCCCACTCCTACGCGATGGCACTGGGCTCCCGGGCGCTGCTCGGCTGCGGTGACGCGATGACCTTCATCAGCGTGCTGCGGCTCGGCTCGCGCTGGTTCCCGGCCCGCCGTGGGCCGCTCATCGCCCAGATCGCCGCGCTCTTCGGGATGGCGGGCAACCTGGTCTCCACGCTGGTGATCGCCCGGTCCCTGCACGGCGTCGGCTGGACCACGACCTTCGCGGGCAGCGCGCTCGGCGGCCTGGCCGTCTTCGTCCTGGTGCTGTTCTTCCTCAAGGACCACCCCAAGGGCTTCGAGCCCGCGCCCGCCACGCACCTGGGCGCCGACTACGTCCGCCGGCAGATCGCGGACGCCTGGCGCGAGCCCGGCACCCGGCTCGGCATGTGGGTGCACTTCACCACCCAGTTCCCGGCGATGGTCTTCCTGCTGCTGTGGGGGATGCCGTTCCTGGTCGAGGCGGAGGGGCTGTCCCAGGCGACCGCGGGTCAGCTGCTGACCCTCGTGGTGCTCTCCAACATGGCGGTCGGCCTGGTCTACGGGCAGGTCATCGCCCGGCACCACGCCGCCCGCGCCCCGCTGGCCCTCGGCACGGTCGGCGCCACCGCGCTGCTGTGGGGCACCGTGCTGGTCTGGCCGTCCGCCCACGCGCCCATGTGGCTGCTGGTGGTCCTGTGCGTGGTGCTCGGCGCCTGCGGACCCGCGTCGATGATCGGCTTCGACTTCGCCCGGCCCGCCAATCCGCCCGAGCGGATCGGCACCGCGTCGGGAATCGTCAACATGGGCGGCTTCACGGCCTCGATGACCACTCTGCTGGCCGTCGGCGTGCTGCTGGACCTGACCGGCCAGAACTACCGGATCGCGTTCGCCTCGGTGTTCGTGCTGCAGGCGCTCGGCATCAGCCAGATCCTGCGGCTGCGCGGACGGGCGCACCGCCGGGAGCGCGAGCGCGTGGTCGCGAGCCGTGTCGAGGCCGTGCACGTACCGGCGTGA
- a CDS encoding NHL domain-containing thioredoxin family protein, with the protein MAPRARVRAPELIGRGGWLNTGDNDLTLTDLRGRIVILDFWTFCCVNCLHVLDELRELEEKHRDTVVIVGVHSPKFVHEAEHQAVVDAVERYEVHHPVLDDPELTTWKQYAVRAWPTLVVIDPEGYVVAQHAGEGHAHALETLVGQLEAEHAAKGTLRRGDGPYVPPEPVPTELRFPGKALLLPGGTFLVSDTTRHQLVELAADGESVVRRIGAGERGLDDGTGERARFSEPQGLALLPDGTVAVADTVNHALRRFDPATGEVTTLAGTGRQWWQGSPTEGPAREVDLSSPWDVAWFAGRLWIAMAGVHQLWTYDPQAQAVRAAAGTTNEGLVDGPAEEAWFAQPSGLAATEDRLWIADSETSAVRYVERDGDGFAVRTAVGTGLFDFGHRDGAAEQALLQHPLGVTALPDGSVAISDTYNHALRRFDPATGEVSTLATDLREPSGAVLADGDIVVVESARHRLTRLRLPEEAVRVDAVAHRTQRAATDIAPGTLRLDVVFQAPEGQKLDTRYGPSTRLLVSSTPPELLAGGEGAGTDLNRELVLTEGVTEGVLHVSAMAASCDDDPANEYPACHVHQQDWGVPVRITEGGATRLPLVLAGMDG; encoded by the coding sequence ATGGCTCCACGTGCACGCGTCCGCGCCCCCGAGCTGATCGGCCGGGGCGGCTGGCTCAATACCGGCGACAACGACCTCACCCTCACCGACCTGCGAGGGCGCATTGTCATCCTCGACTTCTGGACCTTCTGCTGTGTGAACTGTCTGCATGTCCTGGACGAGCTGCGCGAGCTGGAGGAGAAGCACCGCGACACCGTGGTGATCGTCGGGGTGCACTCGCCGAAGTTCGTCCACGAGGCGGAACACCAGGCGGTCGTGGACGCGGTCGAGCGCTACGAGGTGCACCACCCGGTCCTCGACGACCCCGAGCTGACCACCTGGAAGCAGTACGCGGTACGGGCCTGGCCCACCCTCGTCGTCATCGACCCCGAGGGCTATGTGGTCGCCCAGCACGCGGGCGAGGGCCATGCGCACGCCCTGGAGACCCTCGTGGGGCAGCTCGAGGCGGAGCACGCCGCCAAGGGCACCCTGCGGCGCGGCGACGGCCCGTACGTGCCCCCGGAGCCGGTCCCCACCGAGCTGCGCTTCCCCGGTAAGGCGCTGCTGCTGCCCGGCGGCACCTTCCTCGTCTCGGACACCACCCGCCATCAGCTCGTGGAGCTCGCGGCGGACGGCGAGAGCGTGGTGCGGCGGATCGGCGCGGGCGAGCGCGGCCTTGACGATGGCACGGGCGAGCGGGCCCGCTTCAGCGAGCCCCAGGGGCTCGCCCTGCTCCCCGACGGCACCGTGGCCGTCGCCGACACCGTGAACCACGCGCTGCGCCGCTTCGACCCGGCCACCGGCGAGGTCACCACGCTGGCCGGGACCGGCCGCCAGTGGTGGCAGGGGTCGCCCACCGAGGGGCCCGCCCGGGAGGTCGACCTGTCCTCCCCCTGGGACGTCGCCTGGTTCGCCGGCCGGCTGTGGATCGCCATGGCGGGCGTCCACCAGCTGTGGACCTACGACCCGCAGGCCCAGGCCGTACGGGCCGCCGCCGGGACCACCAACGAGGGTCTGGTCGACGGCCCCGCCGAGGAGGCGTGGTTCGCCCAGCCCTCCGGGCTCGCCGCCACCGAGGACCGACTGTGGATCGCGGACTCCGAGACGTCCGCGGTGCGGTACGTCGAGCGCGACGGCGACGGCTTCGCCGTCCGTACGGCCGTCGGCACCGGGCTCTTCGACTTCGGCCACCGGGACGGCGCCGCCGAACAGGCGCTGCTCCAGCATCCGCTGGGCGTCACCGCGCTGCCCGACGGCTCGGTGGCGATCTCGGACACCTACAACCACGCGCTGCGCCGCTTCGACCCGGCCACCGGCGAGGTGTCCACGCTCGCCACGGATCTGCGCGAGCCCTCCGGCGCGGTCCTGGCCGACGGGGACATCGTCGTGGTGGAGTCCGCCCGGCACCGGCTGACCCGGCTGCGGCTGCCGGAGGAGGCCGTAAGGGTCGACGCGGTGGCCCACCGCACCCAGCGCGCCGCGACCGACATCGCCCCGGGGACGCTCCGGCTGGACGTGGTCTTCCAGGCGCCCGAGGGGCAGAAGCTGGACACCCGCTACGGGCCCTCCACCCGGCTGCTGGTCAGCTCCACCCCGCCCGAGCTGCTGGCGGGCGGCGAGGGCGCGGGCACGGATCTGAACCGTGAGCTCGTCCTTACGGAGGGCGTGACCGAGGGCGTGCTGCACGTTTCGGCCATGGCCGCCTCCTGTGACGACGACCCGGCCAACGAGTACCCCGCCTGCCATGTGCACCAGCAGGACTGGGGCGTCCCGGTGCGGATCACCGAGGGTGGCGCGACCCGGCTGCCGCTGGTGCTCGCCGGGATGGACGGCTGA
- a CDS encoding phosphotransferase, which yields MPRSHVHSAEAAPDGETLGALLRRYDSAGEAVSCEPLTQGLLNRGYRLATTRGRFFLKHHLDGDRTAIARQHRVTQRLDALGVPVAPPVPDSDGRTVAVIDGRCYALHPWIDGQHRAGGELTTPQCWRLGGLLGLVHTCLERVMRARTGDRRPPEEAADPEDTFDVIDELLTLIRGRRDRDSFDELAEHRLVERRTLLERHAHRRPEAHAVPVAGWVHGDFHPLNLLYRDTEPAAIVDWDRLGVHPRAEEAVRAAAIFFVRPDGTLELTKVRSYARAYRCTAGAGVSEMAAAVHRVWWERLNDFWMLRWRYQRGDRRADPQFPAAAALVVWWTREYDAVRDAFCG from the coding sequence GTGCCGCGCTCACATGTACACTCCGCCGAGGCCGCTCCCGACGGGGAAACCCTGGGCGCCCTGCTCCGCCGCTACGACAGCGCCGGTGAGGCCGTCTCCTGCGAACCGCTCACCCAGGGGCTGCTCAACCGGGGCTACCGCCTCGCCACCACTCGCGGCCGCTTCTTCCTCAAACACCACCTCGACGGCGACCGCACCGCCATCGCCCGCCAGCACCGGGTCACCCAGCGGCTGGACGCGCTCGGGGTGCCCGTCGCCCCGCCGGTCCCGGACTCCGACGGCCGTACGGTCGCCGTCATCGACGGCCGCTGCTACGCGTTACACCCCTGGATCGACGGACAGCACCGCGCCGGCGGTGAGCTGACCACCCCCCAGTGCTGGCGGCTGGGCGGACTGCTCGGACTTGTCCACACCTGTCTGGAGCGCGTCATGCGGGCCCGTACGGGCGACCGCCGGCCGCCCGAGGAGGCGGCCGACCCCGAGGACACCTTCGACGTCATCGACGAGCTGCTCACGCTGATCCGGGGGCGCCGGGACCGCGACAGCTTCGACGAGCTCGCCGAGCACCGCCTGGTCGAGCGGCGGACGCTGCTGGAGCGGCACGCCCACCGCCGCCCGGAGGCCCACGCCGTCCCGGTCGCCGGCTGGGTGCACGGCGACTTCCACCCGCTGAATCTGCTCTACCGCGACACGGAACCGGCCGCCATCGTCGACTGGGACCGGCTCGGGGTGCATCCGCGCGCCGAGGAGGCGGTCCGGGCCGCCGCGATCTTCTTCGTACGGCCCGACGGCACCCTGGAGCTCACCAAGGTGCGCTCCTACGCACGGGCGTACCGCTGCACGGCGGGGGCCGGGGTCTCCGAGATGGCCGCGGCCGTGCACCGGGTGTGGTGGGAGCGGCTCAATGACTTCTGGATGCTGCGCTGGCGCTACCAGCGCGGGGACCGGCGCGCCGATCCGCAGTTCCCGGCGGCCGCGGCGCTGGTGGTGTGGTGGACCCGGGAGTACGACGCGGTCCGCGACGCCTTCTGCGGGTGA
- the pdhA gene encoding pyruvate dehydrogenase (acetyl-transferring) E1 component subunit alpha has protein sequence MTVESTAARKPRRSGAKRSTTARDAKKQPEGQTELVQLLTPEGERVEHPEYAIDPTPEELRGLYRDMVLTRRFDAEATTLQRQGELGLWASLLGQEAAQIGSGRALHDDDYVFPTYREHGVAWCRGVDPTNLLGMFRGVNHGGWDPNSNNFHLYTIVIGSQTLHATGYAMGIAKDGADAAVLAYFGDGASSQGDVAESFTFSAVYNAPVVFFCQNNQWAISEPTEKQTRVPLYQRAQGYGFPGVRVDGNDVLACLAVTKAALERARTGQGPMLIEAFTYRMGAHTTSDDPTRYRSPEERELWETKDPILRLRTLLTREGLADDAFFAELERESDALAKRVRDAVRAMPDPDDMALFEHTYADGHALVDEERAQFAEYQASFVTAEEGI, from the coding sequence GTGACCGTGGAGAGCACTGCCGCGCGCAAGCCGCGCCGCAGCGGAGCCAAGCGCAGCACCACCGCGCGGGACGCCAAGAAGCAGCCGGAGGGCCAGACCGAACTCGTACAGCTGCTGACCCCCGAGGGCGAGCGTGTCGAGCACCCCGAATACGCCATCGACCCGACCCCGGAGGAGCTGCGCGGTCTGTACCGGGACATGGTGCTGACACGGCGGTTCGACGCCGAGGCGACCACCCTGCAGCGCCAGGGCGAACTGGGCCTGTGGGCGTCGCTGCTCGGCCAGGAGGCGGCGCAGATCGGCTCCGGCCGGGCGCTGCACGACGACGACTACGTCTTCCCGACCTACCGCGAGCACGGTGTGGCCTGGTGCCGTGGCGTCGACCCGACCAATCTGCTCGGGATGTTCCGCGGGGTGAACCACGGCGGCTGGGACCCGAACAGCAACAACTTCCATCTGTACACCATCGTGATCGGCTCGCAGACGCTGCACGCGACCGGCTACGCGATGGGCATCGCCAAGGACGGCGCCGACGCCGCGGTCCTGGCCTACTTCGGTGACGGCGCCTCCAGCCAGGGCGACGTCGCCGAGTCGTTCACCTTCTCCGCGGTGTACAACGCGCCGGTGGTCTTCTTCTGCCAGAACAACCAGTGGGCCATCTCCGAGCCCACCGAGAAGCAGACCCGGGTCCCGCTCTACCAGCGCGCCCAGGGCTACGGCTTCCCCGGCGTGCGGGTGGACGGCAATGACGTCCTCGCCTGCCTGGCCGTCACCAAGGCCGCGCTGGAGCGGGCGCGCACCGGGCAGGGCCCGATGCTCATCGAGGCGTTCACCTACCGCATGGGCGCCCACACCACCTCCGACGACCCGACGCGCTACCGCTCCCCCGAGGAGCGGGAGCTGTGGGAGACCAAGGACCCGATCCTGCGGCTGCGCACCCTGCTGACCCGCGAGGGCCTGGCCGACGACGCGTTCTTCGCCGAGCTGGAGCGGGAGAGCGACGCGCTGGCCAAGCGCGTGCGGGACGCGGTGCGGGCCATGCCCGACCCCGATGACATGGCGCTGTTCGAGCACACCTACGCCGACGGGCACGCGCTCGTGGACGAGGAGCGGGCGCAGTTCGCCGAGTACCAGGCTTCGTTCGTCACCGCTGAGGAGGGCATCTGA
- a CDS encoding GntR family transcriptional regulator, whose protein sequence is MSPADTATKPPPAAERVYHHVKQAVLDRRYEGGTLLSEGELADAVGVSRTPVREALLRLEAEGLLKLYPKKGALVLPVSSQEIADVVETRLLVEQHAVAKVVPAGERLLGRLEELLEEQKVHAAAGDLAAFAAADRCFHAAIVRAAGNAILAQLYDQLRDRQLRMGVATMHAEPGRIAKNITEHTEILRALRAGDAGFASGLVQRHISWVNNLARGEER, encoded by the coding sequence ATGAGTCCCGCCGATACGGCCACCAAGCCGCCGCCTGCCGCCGAACGCGTCTACCACCACGTCAAACAAGCCGTCCTCGACCGCCGCTACGAGGGCGGCACACTGCTGAGCGAGGGCGAACTCGCGGACGCCGTCGGGGTCTCCCGTACGCCCGTCCGGGAAGCGCTGCTGCGCCTGGAGGCCGAGGGGCTGCTCAAGCTCTATCCGAAGAAGGGCGCCCTGGTGCTGCCCGTCTCCTCCCAGGAGATCGCGGATGTGGTCGAGACCCGGCTGCTGGTGGAGCAGCACGCGGTCGCCAAGGTCGTCCCGGCCGGGGAACGGCTGCTGGGGCGGCTCGAGGAGCTGCTGGAGGAGCAGAAGGTGCACGCGGCGGCCGGAGATCTGGCCGCCTTCGCGGCCGCCGACCGCTGCTTCCACGCGGCGATCGTCAGGGCGGCGGGAAACGCCATCCTGGCGCAGCTCTACGACCAGTTGAGGGACCGCCAGCTCCGGATGGGCGTGGCCACCATGCACGCCGAGCCCGGCCGGATCGCCAAGAACATCACCGAGCACACGGAGATCCTCCGGGCCCTGCGCGCCGGGGACGCCGGCTTCGCGTCCGGGCTGGTGCAGCGCCACATCAGCTGGGTGAACAACCTCGCCCGGGGTGAGGAGCGATGA
- a CDS encoding response regulator gives MREEGKIGIFLVDDHEVVRRGVRDLLAGEPDMEVVGEAGTAADALARIPAARPDVAVLDIRLPDRSGVEVCREIRARDESIRCMMLTSFADDEALFDAIIAGASGYVLKDIRGEELLSAVRDVAAGRSLLDPVATARVLERLRGQTAAKPDDRLAALTEQERRILLLIGEGLTNRAIGERLHLAEKTIKNYVSSLLAKLGMERRSQAAAYVARMQATQPQKH, from the coding sequence GTGCGCGAAGAAGGAAAAATAGGGATTTTCCTGGTTGACGACCATGAAGTCGTCCGACGCGGCGTACGGGATCTGCTCGCGGGCGAGCCGGACATGGAGGTGGTCGGCGAGGCGGGCACCGCGGCCGACGCCCTGGCGCGGATCCCGGCCGCCCGTCCGGATGTCGCCGTCCTGGACATCCGGCTGCCCGACCGCAGCGGGGTCGAGGTCTGCCGGGAGATCCGCGCCCGCGACGAGAGCATCCGCTGCATGATGCTCACCTCCTTCGCCGACGACGAGGCCCTCTTCGACGCCATCATCGCGGGTGCCTCCGGCTATGTCCTGAAAGACATTCGCGGCGAGGAACTGCTCTCCGCCGTCCGGGACGTGGCCGCGGGCCGGTCGCTGCTCGACCCGGTGGCCACCGCCCGGGTGCTGGAGCGGCTGCGCGGCCAGACGGCCGCCAAACCGGACGACCGGCTCGCCGCCCTCACCGAGCAGGAGCGCCGCATCCTGCTGCTGATCGGGGAGGGGCTCACCAATCGGGCGATCGGCGAGCGGCTCCATCTCGCCGAGAAGACGATCAAGAACTACGTCTCCAGCCTGCTCGCCAAGCTGGGCATGGAGCGCCGGTCGCAGGCGGCGGCCTATGTCGCCCGGATGCAGGCGACCCAGCCCCAGAAGCACTAG
- a CDS encoding maleylpyruvate isomerase family mycothiol-dependent enzyme: protein MTVHPSLQTSIDAWTHSIDAISELVNPLAEHEWNLATECPGWSVRDVVSHVIGLECEMLGDPRPIHTLPRDLFHVTNELSRYMEVQVDVRRCHTAPEMTSELEYTVIRRGRQLRNEKRAPDAMVRWPGGSEVTLEEALMKRVFDVWVHEQDLRRALNKPGNLDSPGAAITRDLLLSALPKVVAKDAGAAPQSAVVFDVNGPMEFMRTVRVDADGRGSIDGSVSLGPTATLALDWETYVRLACGRVRPEAVSERLKIEGDQQLAEAILGHFAITP, encoded by the coding sequence GTGACCGTCCATCCCAGCCTTCAGACCTCCATCGACGCCTGGACGCACTCCATCGACGCGATATCGGAGTTGGTGAATCCGCTCGCGGAGCACGAGTGGAACCTCGCCACCGAGTGCCCGGGATGGTCGGTGCGGGACGTCGTCTCGCATGTGATCGGACTCGAATGCGAGATGCTCGGCGATCCCCGCCCCATCCACACGCTGCCGCGCGACCTCTTCCACGTCACCAACGAACTGTCGCGGTACATGGAGGTCCAGGTCGACGTCCGGCGCTGTCACACCGCACCCGAGATGACCTCCGAGCTGGAGTACACCGTCATCCGGCGGGGCCGCCAGCTGCGGAACGAGAAGCGCGCCCCGGACGCCATGGTGCGCTGGCCCGGCGGCTCCGAGGTGACGCTGGAGGAGGCCCTGATGAAGCGGGTCTTCGACGTCTGGGTGCATGAGCAGGATCTGCGCCGGGCCCTGAACAAGCCCGGCAATCTGGACTCGCCGGGCGCCGCGATCACTCGTGATCTGCTGCTGTCGGCGCTGCCGAAGGTGGTCGCCAAGGACGCGGGCGCGGCGCCCCAGTCGGCCGTCGTCTTCGATGTGAACGGCCCGATGGAGTTCATGCGGACGGTACGGGTCGACGCGGACGGCCGGGGCAGCATCGACGGCAGCGTCTCGCTCGGGCCGACGGCCACGCTCGCCCTGGACTGGGAGACCTACGTGCGGCTGGCGTGTGGGCGGGTGCGGCCCGAGGCGGTCTCGGAGCGGCTGAAGATCGAGGGCGACCAGCAGCTGGCCGAGGCGATCCTCGGACACTTCGCGATCACGCCGTAG
- a CDS encoding dihydrolipoamide acetyltransferase family protein: MTAVEQRFREFKMPDVGEGLTEAEILKWFVAPGDTVTDGQVVCEVETAKAAVELPIPFDGVVHEVCFDEGTTVDVGTPIISVDTDPGAGEAAPQAAPAAGKPAEAPAAEAEPAEKEGRQANLVGYGAAPASTKRRPRKPLPGPQRSAPAPSAGAPAPQEPAPAPARPEAAPAPSPSPDLNGSGRTARPLAKPPVRKLAKDLGIDLEAVTPSGPDGIITREDVHAAAEAVQTARETPVAAPSRAVEGRERRVPVKGVRKATAQAMVNSAFTAPHVTEFVTVDVTRTMKLVADLKQDPAMAGLRVNPLLLVAKALLVAIRRNPDVNATWDEDNQEIVYKDYVNLGIAAATPRGLIVPNIKDAHAKTLPELASALGELVTTAREGKTTPAAMSGGTVTITNVGVFGIDAGTPILNPGESAILAFGAVKLQPWVHKGEVKPRQVTTLALSFDHRLVDGELGSKVLADVAAVLERPKRLITWA, translated from the coding sequence ATGACCGCAGTCGAACAGCGCTTCCGTGAGTTCAAGATGCCCGATGTGGGCGAGGGACTGACCGAGGCTGAGATCCTCAAGTGGTTCGTGGCACCGGGCGACACCGTGACCGACGGTCAGGTGGTGTGCGAGGTCGAGACCGCCAAGGCCGCCGTCGAGCTGCCCATCCCCTTCGACGGCGTGGTGCACGAGGTGTGCTTCGACGAGGGCACCACCGTGGACGTGGGCACGCCGATCATCTCGGTGGACACCGACCCGGGTGCGGGGGAGGCGGCGCCCCAGGCCGCTCCCGCCGCCGGGAAGCCCGCCGAGGCGCCCGCCGCCGAGGCCGAGCCCGCCGAGAAGGAGGGCCGCCAGGCCAATCTGGTCGGCTACGGGGCGGCGCCCGCCTCCACCAAGCGCCGTCCGCGCAAGCCGCTGCCGGGCCCCCAGCGCTCCGCACCCGCCCCCTCCGCCGGGGCGCCCGCGCCCCAGGAGCCCGCCCCCGCGCCCGCGCGCCCCGAGGCCGCGCCCGCGCCCTCACCCTCGCCCGATCTGAACGGCAGTGGCCGGACGGCCCGGCCGCTGGCGAAGCCGCCGGTCCGCAAGCTGGCCAAGGACCTGGGCATCGACCTGGAGGCGGTCACCCCGAGCGGGCCGGACGGGATCATCACCCGCGAGGACGTCCACGCGGCCGCCGAGGCCGTCCAGACGGCCCGGGAGACGCCCGTGGCGGCCCCGTCCAGGGCCGTGGAGGGCCGGGAGCGCCGGGTGCCCGTGAAGGGCGTACGGAAGGCCACCGCGCAGGCGATGGTCAACAGCGCCTTCACCGCCCCGCATGTGACCGAGTTCGTGACGGTCGACGTGACCCGCACGATGAAGCTCGTCGCCGACCTCAAGCAGGACCCGGCGATGGCCGGGCTGCGGGTCAACCCGCTGCTGCTGGTCGCCAAGGCCCTGCTGGTGGCCATCCGGCGCAACCCGGACGTCAACGCCACCTGGGACGAGGACAACCAGGAGATCGTCTACAAGGACTACGTCAATCTGGGCATCGCGGCCGCCACGCCGCGCGGGCTGATCGTCCCCAACATCAAGGACGCCCACGCCAAGACCCTGCCCGAACTGGCGTCCGCCCTGGGTGAGCTGGTCACCACCGCCCGTGAGGGCAAGACCACCCCGGCCGCGATGTCCGGCGGCACGGTCACCATCACCAACGTCGGCGTCTTCGGCATCGACGCGGGCACGCCGATCCTCAACCCCGGTGAGTCCGCGATCCTCGCCTTCGGCGCCGTCAAGCTCCAGCCGTGGGTCCACAAGGGCGAGGTCAAGCCCCGCCAGGTGACCACGCTCGCGCTCTCCTTCGACCACCGGCTGGTCGACGGCGAGCTGGGCTCCAAGGTGCTCGCGGATGTCGCGGCCGTCCTGGAGCGCCCGAAGCGCCTGATCACGTGGGCGTGA